Genomic window (Chthoniobacterales bacterium):
AATATTCTCAGTCCGCTCCCTGGCATGGTCGGTCAAATATAAGAAGGTTTTGCGGGATTGCATCGCGTTTGCATTCCCGCAGAGGGCCTCGACTTCGCGGCGATGAGCAGGAACGACGGCATGCGCCAGAGAAACGAATCCCGAAAGGTCGTTGGTTGCCGCCAACGCGCAAAAGATTGCAGAATTCCGGCTAGAAACGCAGGGGCTGGCTGCTCGAGTAGTCCGGCGAGCTGCTGCCCGCGCCATCGTTGCCAAATGGGCTGGGGCGAGCGGGCGGGATCGGCTCGTTCGGATTGTCCGGCGTGCCGAGGCCTCCCTCGGCGCAGGCGGCGAGCGATGCGCAGACGCCGAGCAGGGCAAGCAATCTCCCGATCGAGGCGGGTGCGGGGAGGCGGGAGATCATCCGGTTAGCGTGAGATCGCATCTTCGAATTCGGCCTCGGCGCCGATTTCCTCACTGATGACCGGCGCAAACCGATCGGATTTGAATCCCAGCTCCTCGGCCTGGTCGGGGTGCATGTAGGGATCGGGGCCATTCACCAGCTCCTCGAGCAGGACGAGATAGCTGTGGCCCTTGTCGGCGCCCCCGGTGCGGGTGCGGCCCAGCGTGCAGTCCCGCACGGTGTAGACGACATCCTTCCGCGGCAACGCCCGGTAAATCGCCCGGTGCATGGGCTGAAAATCATCATTGATGCAAACAACGCGTTCTCCTCGCTCGAACATGGTGACACCATAACCCGCAATGCGCAAAATGGCGATCCCGGACACCAATCAGCTCGCCGCAATTCTTCGCTGGCGGGCTCACCACGACGGCGGCATTGCAGAACCGCGGCGGGCCTGCCATCAATCCTCGCGATGTTGAACTGGCTTGGCCGGCAAACTCTTCGCGTGATTTCCGGACTGGGCGATTTCGCCCTCTTCACCGGGCGTTCGTTTCGTTCGACCGTGAGTTCGCGGCGGATTTTCCGCCGGGTGCTGCGGGCGGTCTACGAGCAGGGCACGCTGTGTCTTCCGGTGATCCTCATCGTGGGGGCATTCACCGGGCTCGTGCTTGGATTGCAGGGCTATTATGTGCTGAACCGCTTCGGCTCGCAGGGGCTCCTTGGCGCGCTCGTGTCGCTGAGTCTCGTGCGCGAAATGGCGCCCGTGCTGGCGGCGCTGATGCTTGTCGGGCAGGCGGGATCGGCCCTTGCGGCGGAGCTCGGCATCCAGCGAAATTCGGAACAGATTGCCGCGCTGGAGACAATGGGCGTGAGCAGCCACGGCTACCTCGTTGCACCGCGGCTGATCGCGGCCGTGATGGTTTTCCCGCTGCAGACGGCGCTGTTTGTCGCGGTGGGATTGTGGGGCGGCAGCCTGTCCGGCTCGCTGCTGCTGGGCGTGGATCCCGGTGTTTACTGGTCGTCCGTCGAGCGCGCGGTGGAGGCGCCGGATGTGCGCGAGTGCTTTCTGAAGGCCGCGACTTTCGGTCTGTTGACGATCAGCCTCTGCGCCTACCACGGCTTCAACGCGCATCGGTGCCGCTTTGCGACCGGCGCCCGGGCGGTAAGTGCCTCCACGACGACGGCCGTCGTGCAATCGAGCATTGTGATCCTCGCGGCCGATTACGTGATCACATCCTTCATGGTCTGACGATGAGCGCCGAACGCGACGATCTCCTGCTCCGGGTCGAGGATCTCCACAAGGGCTTCGGCGCGCACGCCGTCCTGACCGGCGTCGGCCTTGGGGTGCGTCGCGGCAGCGTGTTCACCGTGCTGGGGCCGAGCGGGGCGGGGAAATCTGTTTTCCTGAAATGCCTCGCGGGCGTCGAGACGCCGGAGGCCGGTCGGATTTTCTTCGATGGTCGCGAACTGGCCGCCGGCGATCCGGCCGCCCGTGCGGATTTTCGGCGGCGCACGAGTTTTCTGTTCCAGAGCAATGCGCTTTTCGACTCGCTCACGGCGCTGGAAAACGTCGCGCTCCCGCTTGAACAGACGACCGATCTCAAGAACAATGCCGTCCGTGAACGCAGCCTCGAAGCTTTGCGGCAGCTCGAACTGGACGCCTGTTGCGACCGGTATCCCAGCCAGATGTCTGGTGGCATGCAGAAGCGTCTCGCGCTCGCCCGGGCCATCGTCACGCAGCCCGAACTGGTCTTCTTCGACGAACCCACCGCCGGCCTCGATCCGCTGCGGCGCAATGCGGTGTTCGCCATGATCGCGAAATATCAGCGGCAGTTCGGCTTCACCGCGCTCGTCGTGACACACGACGTCACCGAGGCGCTCATCGCGAGCGACCGCGTCGCGTTG
Coding sequences:
- a CDS encoding ABC transporter permease, translating into MLNWLGRQTLRVISGLGDFALFTGRSFRSTVSSRRIFRRVLRAVYEQGTLCLPVILIVGAFTGLVLGLQGYYVLNRFGSQGLLGALVSLSLVREMAPVLAALMLVGQAGSALAAELGIQRNSEQIAALETMGVSSHGYLVAPRLIAAVMVFPLQTALFVAVGLWGGSLSGSLLLGVDPGVYWSSVERAVEAPDVRECFLKAATFGLLTISLCAYHGFNAHRCRFATGARAVSASTTTAVVQSSIVILAADYVITSFMV